The Micromonospora sp. NBC_00421 genome contains a region encoding:
- a CDS encoding phage holin family protein, with protein sequence MGFLIRLVITAIALWVTTLIVPGVDVTGRNGANTALTLLVVALIFGVVNAVLKPVIKVVGCVFYLLTLGLFALVVNALLFLLTDRLARALDLPFRVDGFWAAFWGAIVMAVVTWLISIAVPDRREIR encoded by the coding sequence GTGGGTTTCCTGATCCGGTTGGTGATCACGGCGATCGCGCTGTGGGTCACCACGCTGATCGTGCCCGGGGTCGACGTCACCGGCCGCAACGGCGCGAACACCGCCCTCACCCTGCTCGTGGTGGCGCTGATCTTCGGTGTCGTCAACGCGGTCCTCAAGCCGGTGATCAAGGTGGTCGGGTGCGTGTTCTACCTGCTCACCCTCGGGTTGTTCGCGCTGGTGGTGAACGCGTTGCTGTTCCTGCTGACCGACCGGCTCGCCCGCGCCCTCGACCTGCCGTTCCGGGTGGACGGTTTCTGGGCCGCCTTCTGGGGGGCCATCGTGATGGCCGTGGTGACCTGGTTGATCAGCATCGCCGTGCCGGACCGTCGGGAGATCCGGTGA